In a genomic window of Coprococcus eutactus:
- a CDS encoding cysteine peptidase family C39 domain-containing protein: MKKKINVLVRVIVMIMVFVITIYFVNIFENRNYKNLAKEMNDAELPLAYVSYGDTLLNCMHGYTSDVDITLLRDSITPIDEQKHIEILVQNDKKYASGYSYEIRSIAGDSLVEKGDIEAADNGSGYDELDINVRMDLKKDMEYMLVVKASSEKGLAASYYTRIVVNDDYHEAELLKAVQDFHDASFDFNALETESVIGTYKTEYAGASTGDSFGLGHVNLANDYADIMWDGLKPTVVSDINIYIKEIDVNYAVIEMEYNASSITDQDVTSYYAVKEFYKAGYSLVEVSDSEADGEDSYGDASYGDASYGDASYDEEYSYTDEESQGGQAEETSHTEPKITMFSYDRYVDEYFDRTGIDALNNVYEIGIVSSDDLEYRYVENNRKIAFVRNGQLWMYDYDQGEIIRVYSFCADDYTEDAATYDAHNINIMEFADDGNLTFSVYGYMNRGDHEGKLGIGLFTFDYSTLEVDELLFVECNVPYEAMKTETSRLTYYDGQKFYYMMGGKVNAVDIKNRKQSYIAENLSAGDVKVSADMSVMAFGENEDQSQNTRITLMNMKTGNSYDITAGDGECLICYGFKDSDMVYGVSDIADAGVDADLESFSETKYSEESRDNIPAKRLYIVGSDGSQIKEYAKDGCYLMQVDVNANLLYLTRGEKSNGKFVAIKDDFITFKEDDSKQTIGTVHNSSITGYDRLYFTVPENIYLSYIPNLNITKEKIDDQNSYMIMTIEREKVTYHVYDNLGLSKIYDVAGDAINYAESVAGIVVSSDGEVIYRKMESQEYNTIAAGIFHHSTGTVDASLTDCLYMVLNYQGVQVTEDEIKQYSDPVTVLNTLGKKKGINVTGLSLDMLLGYVSDGIPVISRIDDGRYVLIVSYNDEDVRYYDPVENKEIVVSREEYIDMMVVCQNESYTYVSE, from the coding sequence GTGAAGAAGAAAATAAATGTACTTGTGAGAGTGATTGTAATGATAATGGTATTTGTCATCACGATTTACTTCGTCAATATATTTGAGAATAGAAATTATAAGAATCTGGCTAAAGAGATGAATGATGCAGAATTGCCACTAGCTTATGTGAGCTATGGCGATACTCTGCTCAATTGCATGCACGGATATACCAGCGATGTGGATATAACTCTTCTGAGGGATTCTATAACACCTATAGATGAGCAGAAGCATATAGAGATACTGGTGCAGAATGATAAAAAATATGCCAGCGGATATTCATATGAGATAAGGTCTATAGCCGGGGATTCACTTGTTGAGAAGGGTGATATCGAGGCGGCGGACAATGGTTCAGGATATGATGAGTTGGACATAAATGTGCGGATGGATCTCAAGAAGGATATGGAATACATGCTTGTGGTAAAGGCAAGCTCTGAGAAGGGATTGGCAGCATCGTATTATACCAGAATAGTTGTAAATGATGATTACCATGAGGCGGAACTTCTGAAGGCTGTTCAGGATTTTCATGATGCTTCATTTGACTTCAATGCACTTGAGACGGAGTCTGTTATAGGAACCTATAAGACGGAGTATGCAGGCGCATCAACAGGAGATTCATTTGGCCTTGGACATGTCAATCTGGCAAATGACTATGCGGACATCATGTGGGATGGTCTGAAGCCGACGGTGGTCAGCGACATCAACATATATATAAAAGAGATAGATGTCAATTATGCTGTGATCGAGATGGAGTATAACGCGAGCTCCATCACGGATCAGGATGTCACAAGCTATTATGCTGTCAAGGAATTTTATAAGGCTGGGTATAGCCTTGTGGAGGTGAGTGACAGTGAAGCTGATGGCGAGGATTCGTATGGCGATGCTTCATATGGCGATGCTTCATATGGCGATGCTTCATATGATGAGGAATATTCATATACAGATGAAGAAAGTCAGGGTGGACAGGCTGAAGAGACATCGCATACAGAGCCTAAGATTACAATGTTCAGCTATGACCGGTATGTTGATGAGTATTTTGACAGGACGGGAATAGATGCTCTCAACAACGTGTACGAGATAGGAATAGTTTCATCTGATGATCTTGAGTACCGGTACGTTGAGAACAACAGGAAGATAGCATTTGTCAGAAATGGACAGCTGTGGATGTACGATTATGACCAGGGAGAGATAATTCGTGTTTATAGTTTCTGTGCTGACGACTATACAGAGGATGCAGCAACATATGATGCACATAATATAAATATCATGGAGTTTGCAGATGACGGTAATCTGACGTTTTCTGTATATGGATACATGAACAGGGGAGATCATGAAGGTAAATTAGGAATTGGTCTGTTTACATTTGACTACAGTACACTTGAGGTCGATGAGCTTCTGTTTGTGGAGTGTAATGTACCATATGAGGCGATGAAGACAGAAACTTCGAGACTCACGTATTATGACGGACAGAAGTTTTATTATATGATGGGCGGCAAGGTAAATGCTGTGGATATAAAAAACAGAAAGCAGTCATATATTGCTGAAAATCTGTCAGCTGGAGATGTGAAAGTGTCAGCCGACATGTCAGTCATGGCATTTGGTGAGAATGAGGATCAGAGCCAGAATACCAGAATAACCCTTATGAATATGAAGACGGGAAACAGCTATGACATAACAGCCGGGGATGGCGAGTGTCTGATATGTTATGGATTTAAGGATTCAGACATGGTGTATGGAGTGTCGGACATAGCGGATGCTGGAGTGGATGCCGATCTTGAGTCATTTTCTGAGACGAAGTACAGTGAGGAATCGAGAGATAATATTCCTGCAAAGAGATTGTATATAGTTGGAAGTGACGGTTCACAGATAAAAGAGTATGCCAAGGATGGATGCTATCTTATGCAGGTGGATGTGAATGCCAATCTTCTCTACCTGACAAGGGGGGAGAAGTCAAACGGCAAGTTTGTTGCCATAAAGGATGACTTTATCACATTCAAGGAAGATGACAGCAAGCAGACCATAGGCACAGTACACAACTCATCGATAACAGGCTATGACAGACTGTATTTTACAGTCCCTGAAAATATATATCTCAGTTACATTCCGAACCTGAACATAACTAAGGAAAAAATAGATGATCAGAATTCATATATGATAATGACGATAGAGAGGGAAAAGGTTACATATCATGTATATGATAACCTCGGCCTTTCCAAGATATATGACGTTGCGGGAGATGCAATAAATTATGCTGAGTCCGTGGCGGGAATAGTGGTATCCAGTGATGGTGAGGTGATATACAGAAAGATGGAGAGTCAGGAGTACAACACCATAGCTGCGGGAATATTCCACCACAGCACAGGTACAGTGGATGCATCACTTACAGATTGCCTATACATGGTTTTGAACTATCAGGGTGTACAGGTGACTGAAGATGAGATTAAACAGTATAGCGATCCGGTGACTGTATTAAACACGCTGGGCAAGAAAAAGGGAATAAATGTGACTGGTCTGTCCCTCGACATGCTGCTCGGATATGTCAGCGATGGAATACCGGTAATATCAAGAATAGATGATGGAAGATATGTCCTCATAGTAAGCTACAATGATGAGGATGTCAGATATTATGATCCTGTGGAGAACAAGGAAATTGTTGTCTCAAGGGAAGAGTATATTGATATGATGGTCGTATGCCAGAACGA
- a CDS encoding 6-phosphofructokinase, with translation MLRVGFLTSGGDCQALNATMRGIAKGLYELFDEVEIYGFLEGYKGLMRGNYIKMKPEDFSGIINKGGTILGSSRQPFKLMGEPTEDGLDKVRSMKETYKKLKLDCLCVLGGNGSQKTANMLSEEGLNVIGLPKTIDNDLWGTDMTFGFQSAVDIATQTIDCIHTTAASHNRIFIVEIMGHKVGWITLHAGIAGGADVILLPEIPYDIEKVYKAIDKRTKDNKGFTIVAVAEGALPKEVAELPKKKRKEVIANNPYPSVAYELADKLKAYTTQDIRIAIPGHTQRGGSPDAYDRVISSRFGAKAAELIKAKDFGKLVVFLDNKVTAIPLSESAGKLKYVSPDDDIVSEARTLGISFGDK, from the coding sequence ATGTTAAGAGTAGGTTTTTTGACAAGTGGCGGTGACTGCCAGGCATTGAATGCAACCATGAGGGGCATAGCAAAGGGATTGTACGAGCTTTTTGACGAGGTAGAGATCTATGGTTTCCTTGAGGGCTATAAAGGCCTTATGAGAGGAAATTATATTAAGATGAAGCCGGAAGATTTTTCAGGAATAATCAATAAAGGCGGAACTATCCTGGGCAGTTCCAGACAGCCATTCAAACTCATGGGTGAGCCGACAGAGGACGGACTTGATAAAGTCAGGTCAATGAAGGAGACATACAAGAAGCTTAAGCTGGATTGTCTCTGTGTACTTGGTGGAAATGGTTCACAGAAGACTGCAAACATGCTCAGCGAGGAAGGCCTTAATGTAATTGGACTTCCAAAGACCATAGACAATGACCTGTGGGGAACAGATATGACATTTGGTTTCCAGAGTGCTGTCGATATAGCGACACAGACCATTGACTGTATTCACACCACTGCTGCATCACATAACAGAATATTTATAGTAGAAATCATGGGCCACAAGGTTGGCTGGATCACTCTTCATGCGGGAATAGCAGGAGGAGCTGATGTTATTCTGCTTCCAGAGATACCATATGATATAGAGAAGGTATACAAGGCAATTGATAAGAGAACTAAGGACAATAAGGGATTCACTATAGTTGCAGTTGCTGAGGGTGCACTTCCAAAGGAGGTTGCAGAGCTCCCTAAGAAGAAGAGAAAAGAGGTAATAGCAAACAATCCATATCCGTCAGTTGCGTATGAGCTTGCAGACAAACTCAAGGCATATACAACGCAGGATATAAGAATTGCAATACCCGGCCATACCCAGAGAGGTGGCAGCCCGGATGCATATGATCGTGTTATATCTTCGAGATTTGGCGCTAAGGCTGCAGAGCTCATAAAGGCAAAGGATTTTGGCAAGTTGGTTGTATTCCTTGACAATAAGGTAACAGCAATACCGCTTTCAGAGAGTGCCGGAAAGCTGAAATATGTATCACCTGATGATGATATAGTAAGCGAGGCAAGAACACTGGGAATTTCATTTGGAGATAAATAA
- the recR gene encoding recombination mediator RecR codes for MEVYGGEVNRLIEELGRLPGIGTKTAQRLAFHIISMPEDRAFALSDAIVNAKKNIKYCSCCYTITDREVCPICSSPNRNHKLIMVVETPRDLAAYERTGQFDGVYHVLHGVINPALGIGPADIKISELMRRLQSEDVDELIIATGSGPEGEATAMYISKLVKPAGIKVSRIASGVPVGGDLECIDEVTLLRALEGRVYL; via the coding sequence ATGGAAGTTTATGGAGGAGAAGTAAACAGGCTTATAGAGGAACTGGGTAGACTGCCGGGAATAGGAACAAAGACTGCCCAGAGACTGGCATTTCATATAATAAGTATGCCGGAGGACAGGGCATTTGCTCTGTCGGATGCCATAGTAAACGCGAAGAAGAATATAAAATACTGCAGTTGTTGCTACACTATAACTGATAGGGAGGTATGCCCTATATGTAGTTCCCCTAACCGGAACCACAAACTCATAATGGTGGTTGAGACTCCCCGTGATCTTGCAGCTTACGAGAGAACAGGTCAGTTTGACGGTGTGTATCATGTTTTGCATGGTGTTATCAATCCGGCTCTTGGCATAGGTCCGGCGGATATAAAGATATCCGAACTTATGAGGAGGCTGCAGAGTGAGGATGTGGATGAACTTATTATAGCAACTGGTTCAGGACCGGAGGGAGAGGCAACAGCAATGTACATATCCAAGCTTGTAAAACCGGCGGGAATAAAGGTCAGCCGTATTGCAAGTGGTGTGCCGGTCGGAGGCGATCTGGAATGTATAGACGAGGTCACACTGCTCAGGGCACTTGAGGGCAGAGTGTATCTTTAA
- a CDS encoding YbaB/EbfC family nucleoid-associated protein gives MAKRGGFPGGMMPGNMNNLMKQAQKMQKQMEETTKNLEDKVYESSVGGGVVTAKVSGKKELMEIKLDSEVVDPDDIETLEDLIISAVNEALRAQEEDYNNNMSKISGGMGLGGLPF, from the coding sequence ATGGCTAAGAGAGGCGGTTTTCCAGGAGGCATGATGCCTGGCAATATGAACAATCTTATGAAGCAGGCTCAGAAGATGCAGAAGCAGATGGAGGAGACAACAAAGAATCTTGAGGATAAGGTATATGAGTCGTCTGTAGGTGGCGGAGTGGTTACAGCTAAGGTATCCGGTAAAAAGGAGCTTATGGAGATAAAGCTGGATTCAGAGGTTGTTGATCCTGATGATATAGAGACTCTGGAGGACCTGATCATATCTGCAGTGAATGAGGCTCTCAGAGCACAGGAGGAGGATTACAACAACAATATGAGCAAGATATCCGGCGGAATGGGACTTGGAGGATTACCATTCTAA